AATACACCTTTATGCCACAAGACAAGTGGCATGGACATAAGAATCCAgagattttttttgtaagtttTCTGCTAACAGCATCATATAAACCATCCCAACTATGCATTTGGTTCATTGGTAAGGAAACAACACAGCGCGCATGTGTGGGTTAGGGACACTTCACAAGTTCAACTTCTGCTAGACAAAGACCTAGTATTCAAATTGGTTGGGAGGAGGGTATTAGAAAATTACCTTTGCCTAAATATCCACCTATTTCATACTGTAACAGCAGTTGGAACCTTAGGTTATATTTATTGAAGAGATATACACGGCACAGAGCATATTATATGTTCATTTTATAACGAAATTGCACAAAAATCATGTAGTGATATTGAGAATTGATTCCTCCTTGCTCGTTAGGCATCGTTCATTTCGTTTTGACAATGCAACTTTAGAGTCAGAAAGCTGGGCAAGATTGGCCTCTTACAAGTTTCCTCAATGTGGTAGGGAATAAGTATAAATGTTCTTTTACTTGAAACATTTGTCTAGTTTCTTCTGGTGGTTGGAATTTATATAAGTTATGTCGTTGTTGTTCTCATCACCGATTATTTAAGTAGTTAGGTCCGAATTTTACAACATAACTCACAATAAACTTTGTTATTGAATCAATCTCCCCAAACTTCTTTATTGGCTCTATGTTATAGAATGGTACTTGATTTTAAAAGAATGGTATGAATTGGAAAAAAAAGTCCATGGTCCTTGTAAAATAAGCTGAAGTCATACCCTATAAAAGAAGTTTCTAGTATCTTCGGTCCATAATTCAAGGAGATGGAGAACTTGATGATAATGTCATAAATAGTATTGGAGCGGGATGGATAAAATGAAGCTTGGCACGATAAGAATGTATTGCCTAGGgttaaaggtaaattctttaaaGTGGTGGTCAGACTGGCTTTGTTGTATGTGGCACAGTGTTGGTAAGAATGCCCACATTTAAAAGATGAATTTAGTGGAGATGAAGATTCACGCTTAAATGAACAAGGAGCGGTATCATTAAAAACAAAGTTGTATAGGGGAAGGTGCCTTGGCAAACAAGATGAGGAAATCAAGACTAAGATAGTTCGGTATGTAAAGAGGAGGTGTGTGGATATGAGAAGTTTGACCGTAACAGGAGTGGTAGATGTAAAGATTGGTCGAAAAAGAACTAGGGAGGGTTGATTATACAAAATATGACACAATTTCAACTTACTGAGGACATAAGACTAAATAAGACGAGATGTAGAGGTGGAAGATTAGATTAGAAGGTTAGTAGATAGCTAAGTATTGTcacattttgtttctttttctttcatgtGTAAATACTATTTGttgattcattttatttgtatctTGCTGTTTATCTATCATATTTTCTTGGTACCATTCTTCAActttacttcttctttttttcctatcATATGGAGgatctatcggaaacaaccagGCAAGATCAAATTGATATGTAGTGGTTTGTGATAAACAATCCCCCACCCATTTCCTCATTCTCTctccaataaattttaaagaaaaaagtttgGTCTATAAACTCATTGCTTTTGTGGTGTAGAAGAAGATGAAATCTTAGTTACCTTATTTTTTGACCATTGACATGTGAAGCAAGAACAGTTACACCATCTTCTGTAACCTTAAGTAGTCCCTGCACATCATACACATTAATTGTTGGTATTACATAAAACTTGTTAATTAATCATGTGTAGACAAGTGGATGATTTACCTCTTGAGCATCACAAACTATAATATGACCAGAAGATGATACTTTAAGTCCCAGTAATGTATCTCTCCCAATATATTTCCAGCTCTCCCAAGTCCCATTTCTGTGCCTTCTTTTAATCCAACCATCTCTAGTGGCTGTATACACAATTCCCATTTTATCCACTGCAACATCTTCTGGTCTATCTAGAAATCCTTCTCCAAGTTTACTTACTCTCTGAAATTAACAAACATGAATATTTAACGTGATTCAGTCAATTGACTTAATccataaatatacatataagaaatacaaatatcaaaaagaaataatatcacACAAGTGATAGTATAATACTTGTGTCTCATAAATTATTTGTCTAAACTATACTCTCAAAgtccttaattttttatgttaccTGCAAATAACTGTTTGATGTAAATGTTTGAGAGGCAGAAGGAATTTCAAGAATCTGAGGAGATATTGGTGAGAATAAAACAAGTTGGAGTAAAATAGCTAGCAAAATAACCATTAAAAAGCTACAAAAATACAGCGTCGAATCCATAAGGAAGATAAATAATGTTTGCTTTAGTGCAGTTTGCAGATGAGATATGTTATGGACGAAAATCTCACTCTTCCATATACAAGAGATATTCTTTGGTCCAAAATTTATACTATATCCTTGTCAAAATAATTGTCATATTTatctcaaaattttacaagttttcatgtaaatatttttttaattttatttaaatattaattgttcttcaaaattataatagggaaaagggtctaaaAAGTACTTCaattttgaccgaaattgttattacgatatcaaactttatggagTAACTTTTactctgcactatttaatagcatattttaaagggaaaagaaaTGTAGAAAAGGATAAACCAAATTGGTAGGGA
This genomic interval from Solanum stenotomum isolate F172 unplaced genomic scaffold, ASM1918654v1 scaffold32618, whole genome shotgun sequence contains the following:
- the LOC125852145 gene encoding uncharacterized protein LOC125852145, encoding MDSTLYFCSFLMVILLAILLQLVLFSPISPQILEIPSASQTFTSNSYLQRVSKLGEGFLDRPEDVAVDKMGIVYTATRDGWIKRRHRNGTWESWKYIGRDTLLGLKVSSSGHIIVCDAQEGLLKVTEDGVTVLASHVNGQKIR